A window from Mangifera indica cultivar Alphonso chromosome 2, CATAS_Mindica_2.1, whole genome shotgun sequence encodes these proteins:
- the LOC123208322 gene encoding uncharacterized protein LOC123208322: protein MAILLSLSLTSIHPPNPKLNTFFTTTTTSQNTNFTKRHLILKTTSLCFISLATRHPLPHSLAESSPPSKTVFSGIANTKSWFQFYGDGFAIRVPPEFADVMEPEDYNAGLSLYGDKAKPKTFAARFASTDGSEVLSVVIRPSNQLKITFLEAKDITDFGSLKEAAKIFVPGGSTVYSARTIKIKEEEGFKTYYFYEFGRDKQHVALVAAVNGGKTIIAGATAPESKWDDDGIKLRSAAISLTLL from the exons ATGGCcattcttctctctctttctctcacttCCATCCACCCACCGAACCCCAAACTCAACACTTTCTTCACAACCACCACCACCTCTCAAAACACAAACTTTACTAAGAGACACTTGATTCTCAAAACTACTTCACTTTGTTTCATTTCATTGGCCACACGACACCCACTTCCACATTCTTTAGCTGAGTCTTCGCCTCCTTCAAAAACTGTCTTTTCTGGCATTGCCAACACCAAGTCTTGGTTCCAGTTCTATGGTGATGGCTTTGCTATTAGAGTCCCTCCTGAGTTTGCAGATGTCATGGAGCCTGAG GATTACAATGCTGGGTTGTCTCTATATGGGGATAAGGCAAAGCCAAAGACCTTTGCTGCACGTTTTGCTTCCACTGATGG ATCTGAAGTCTTGAGTGTTGTGATTCGCCCGTCCAATCAGCTCAAGATCACTTTCTTGGAG GCCAAAGATATTACCGACTTTGGTTCCTTGAAAGAGGCAGCAAAAATCTTTGTTCCAG GAGGTTCAACTGTATACTCTGCCCGAACAATAAAGATTAAAGAAGAGGAAGGCTTCAA GACTTATTACTTCTATGAGTTTGGCAGGGACAAACAACATGTAGCTCTAGTAGCTGCTGTTAATGGTGGAAAG ACAATTATTGCTGGAGCAACTGCTCCGGAGTCCAAGTGGGATGATGATGGCATCAAGCTACGATCTGCAGCTATATCACTTACCCTTTTGTAG
- the LOC123208321 gene encoding UPF0603 protein At1g54780, chloroplastic gives METILSPHPISPIINPKHSSPKTLFKSSLQQRSNSLFYSRTVTCSLKKQSFQPLKVLSSIPRSWFTHAQQGLAALALSLALNFCPVVYSGNALASEFDVLNEGPPKDSYVVDDAGVLSRVTKSDLKQLLSDLESRKNFRINFITVRKLTSKADAFEYADQVLEKWYPSVEDGNNKGIVVLITSQKEGAVTGGPAFVQAVGENVLDSTVSENLPVLATEEKYNEAVYSSAKRLVAAIDGLPDPGGPKFKDNKRESNFKSRQETEEKRGQFSLVVGGLLVIAFVVPMAQYYAYVSKK, from the exons ATGGAAACTATTCTTTCTCCTCACCCTATCTCTCCAATTATCAACCCAAAACATTCCTCTCCAAAGACCCTTTTTAAATCTTCCTTACAACAAAGatcaaattcacttttttaCTCCAGAACTGTCACTTGCAGTCTCAAAAAACAGTCTTTTCAACCACTGAAGGTATTGTCTTCGATACCCAGAAGCTGGTTTACTCATGCACAACAAGGATTAGCAGCTTTAGCTCTCTCTTTGGCACTCAACTTTTGTCCAGTAGTGTACTCAGGCAATGCACTGGCATCAGAATTTGATGTCCTCAATGAAGGTCCACCAAAAGATTCATATGTAGTTGATGATGCTGGTGTGCTTAGTAGAGTCACAAAGTCTGACTTGAAGCAGCTTTTGTCTGATTTGGAGTCTAGAAAGAACTTCAGGATTAACTTCATCACTGTTAGAAAGCTCACC AGCAAAGCTGATGCTTTTGAGTATGCTGACCAAGTATTAGAAAAATGGTATCCTTCTGTTGAAGACGGAAATAATAAGGGCATTGTTGTGCTAATTACCAGTCAAAAGGAGGGGGCGGTCACAGGTGGCCCTGCATTTGTCCAAGCTGTTGGAGAAAATGTTCTTGACTCTACTGTGTCTGAGAACCTTCCTG TATTGGCCACGGAAGAAAAGTACAATGAAGCAGTTTATAGTTCTGCCAAGAGGCTAGTAGCTGCAATTGATGGACTTCCAGATCCTGGGGGGCCAAAGTTTAAGGACAACAAAAGAGAATCCAATTTCAAGAGCAGGCAAGAGACAGAAGAGAAACGGGGACAATTCAGTCTTGTAGTTGGGGGTTTGTTGGTGATTGCTTTTGTTGTTCCAATGGCACAATACTATGCTTATGTCTCCAAGAAATGA
- the LOC123208320 gene encoding GDSL esterase/lipase At1g54790-like isoform X2: MAAKILAFIFLLFHVTYSIDFNFRAVFNFGDSNSDTGDLIAAGIESIDPPFGQIYFQKPSGRYSDGRLIIDFLMDAMDLPFLNAYLDSVGSPSFQKGCNFAAAGSTILPANPTSVSPFSFGIQVNQFLRFKRRVLELLAKGKKYKKYIPSEDYFTKGLYMFDIGQNDLAGAFYSKTLDQILASIPTILLEFETGIKGLYNEGARNFWIHNTGPLGCLTQNVAKFGSDPSSLDEQGCVIGHNQAAKLFNIQLHALCKKLQGDFPDSNITYVDIYTIKSNLIANYSRYGFEQPIMACCGVGGPPLNYDRRVSCGRTKVINGSSVTAKACPDSTEYVSWDGIHYTEAANQYVSSQILTGIYSDPPFSDKMPFLLNLKF; this comes from the exons ATGGCTGCCAAGATCTTGGCATTCATCTTCTTGTTGTTCCATGTAACTTATTCCATTGACTTCAACTTTCGTGCTGTTTTCAACTTTGGAGATTCCAATTCTGACACTGGTGATCTTATTGCTGCTGGCATTGAAAGCATTGATCCTCCTTTTGGACAGATTTATTTCCAGAAACCTTCTGGGAGATACAGCGATGGCCGTCTTATTATCGATTTTCTAA TGGATGCAATGGATTTGCCATTTCTGAATGCATATCTAGATTCAGTCGGTTCTCCCAGTTTCCAGAAAGGATGCAATTTTGCAGCTGCAGGATCTACCATACTGCCAGCAAATCCAACATCTGTTAGTCCATTTTCATTCGGGATTCAGGTGAATCAGTTCCTTCGTTTCAAGCGGCGCGTTCTTGAGTTGCTTGCTAAAG gtaaaaaatataaaaagtacaTCCCATCAGAAGACTATTTCACCAAGGGGCTTTACATGTTTGACATTGGCCAGAATGATCTTGCTGGTGCATTTTATTCCAAGACATTAGACCAAATCCTTGCTTCCATTCCAACAATTTTGCTCGAATTCGAGACCGGCATAAAG GGCCTGTACAATGAAGGGGCTAGAAATTTTTGGATTCATAACACAGGACCCCTTGGTTGCTTAACTCAGAATGTTGCTAAATTTGGTTCTGATCCATCAAGCCTTGATGAGCAAGGATGTGTAATTGGGCATAACCAAGCTGCTAAACTCTTCAACATCCAACTTCATGCTCTCTGCAAGAAACTGCAAGGCGATTTTCCGGACTCAAACATCACATATGTTGATATATACACTATAAAATCAAACCTCATTGCAAATTATTCGCGATATG GTTTTGAGCAACCTATAATGGCATGCTGTGGAGTCGGAGGTCCTCCATTGAACTACGACAGGAGGGTTTCTTGTGGACGAACAAAAGTTATAAATGGGAGCTCAGTGACAGCCAAAGCATGTCCAGACAGTACTGAGTATGTGAGTTGGGATGGAATTCATTACACAGAAGCTGCAAATCAGTACGTTTCATCGCAGATACTCACTGGGATATATTCTGATCCACCTTTCTCAGATAAAATGCCTTTCCTACTTAATCTCAAGTTCTGA
- the LOC123208320 gene encoding GDSL esterase/lipase At1g54790-like isoform X1, with protein MSTESSVLQILTLLFFILNPFAYSNDFNYPGVFNFGDSNSDTGELSAGLGFILDPPNGQIYFEESTGRFCDGRLIIDFLMDAMDLPFLNAYLDSVGSPSFQKGCNFAAAGSTILPANPTSVSPFSFGIQVNQFLRFKRRVLELLAKGKKYKKYIPSEDYFTKGLYMFDIGQNDLAGAFYSKTLDQILASIPTILLEFETGIKGLYNEGARNFWIHNTGPLGCLTQNVAKFGSDPSSLDEQGCVIGHNQAAKLFNIQLHALCKKLQGDFPDSNITYVDIYTIKSNLIANYSRYGFEQPIMACCGVGGPPLNYDRRVSCGRTKVINGSSVTAKACPDSTEYVSWDGIHYTEAANQYVSSQILTGIYSDPPFSDKMPFLLNLKF; from the exons ATGTCTACCGAGTCTTCTGTCCTCCAAATTCTGACCTTATTATTCTTCATTCTTAATCCCTTCGCTTATTCAAACGACTTCAATTATCCTGGAGTCTTCAACTTTGGTGACTCTAACTCAGACACTGGTGAACTTAGTGCTGGTCTCGGCTTCATCCTTGACCCTCCCAATGGACAAATCTATTTCGAAGAATCAACTGGAAGATTCTGTGATGGTCGTCTTATCATAGACTTTCTAA TGGATGCAATGGATTTGCCATTTCTGAATGCATATCTAGATTCAGTCGGTTCTCCCAGTTTCCAGAAAGGATGCAATTTTGCAGCTGCAGGATCTACCATACTGCCAGCAAATCCAACATCTGTTAGTCCATTTTCATTCGGGATTCAGGTGAATCAGTTCCTTCGTTTCAAGCGGCGCGTTCTTGAGTTGCTTGCTAAAG gtaaaaaatataaaaagtacaTCCCATCAGAAGACTATTTCACCAAGGGGCTTTACATGTTTGACATTGGCCAGAATGATCTTGCTGGTGCATTTTATTCCAAGACATTAGACCAAATCCTTGCTTCCATTCCAACAATTTTGCTCGAATTCGAGACCGGCATAAAG GGCCTGTACAATGAAGGGGCTAGAAATTTTTGGATTCATAACACAGGACCCCTTGGTTGCTTAACTCAGAATGTTGCTAAATTTGGTTCTGATCCATCAAGCCTTGATGAGCAAGGATGTGTAATTGGGCATAACCAAGCTGCTAAACTCTTCAACATCCAACTTCATGCTCTCTGCAAGAAACTGCAAGGCGATTTTCCGGACTCAAACATCACATATGTTGATATATACACTATAAAATCAAACCTCATTGCAAATTATTCGCGATATG GTTTTGAGCAACCTATAATGGCATGCTGTGGAGTCGGAGGTCCTCCATTGAACTACGACAGGAGGGTTTCTTGTGGACGAACAAAAGTTATAAATGGGAGCTCAGTGACAGCCAAAGCATGTCCAGACAGTACTGAGTATGTGAGTTGGGATGGAATTCATTACACAGAAGCTGCAAATCAGTACGTTTCATCGCAGATACTCACTGGGATATATTCTGATCCACCTTTCTCAGATAAAATGCCTTTCCTACTTAATCTCAAGTTCTGA